In Deinococcus roseus, the following proteins share a genomic window:
- a CDS encoding aminotransferase class I/II-fold pyridoxal phosphate-dependent enzyme, protein MKRFTSSRVSQMPESVFLQMDAAKKAALARGLSLIDLSIGASDLPPPQVALQALSDAVWDPSTYGYCLRSGFTPLLEAVADWHQQRFGQKLDPARELLPLIGSQEGFSNLLLATTNPGDLILLPDPGYPSYLGAVAIAGLQTHLVPLQEDQNFLPDLQAIPADVAARASVLVLSYPNNPTSGVATPEFMQQAVDFCLQHDILLIHDFPYVDMVFGDYEAPSVLDAKGAMGCAVELYSISKSFHLGGFRLGWAAGNKDAIAALEQLKSAVDFNQYVGIQRAGIAALGLPRSHTRQDARRLMERRDALCQALRGTGWDISVPQASMYVWARIPAPISSFDFALDLARETGVTVAPGRAFGTRGEGFVRFALVREPAMLQEAAQKIAGFLKERV, encoded by the coding sequence GTGAAGCGTTTTACCTCCAGCAGGGTGTCCCAGATGCCCGAGAGTGTGTTCCTGCAGATGGACGCCGCCAAAAAAGCGGCCCTGGCCCGTGGCCTTTCCCTGATTGACCTGAGCATTGGGGCCTCAGATTTGCCCCCTCCCCAGGTGGCGCTGCAGGCCCTTTCCGATGCCGTGTGGGATCCCAGCACCTACGGTTACTGCCTGCGCAGCGGATTCACCCCCCTGCTGGAAGCGGTGGCAGACTGGCACCAGCAGCGCTTCGGGCAAAAGCTGGACCCTGCCAGAGAACTGCTGCCCCTGATTGGCTCCCAGGAAGGCTTCTCCAACCTGCTGCTGGCCACCACCAACCCCGGAGACCTGATCCTGCTGCCTGATCCGGGTTACCCCAGTTACCTGGGCGCCGTGGCCATTGCAGGCCTGCAGACCCATCTGGTCCCCTTGCAGGAAGACCAGAACTTCCTGCCAGACCTGCAAGCCATTCCTGCAGACGTGGCTGCGCGGGCCAGCGTGCTGGTGCTGTCTTACCCCAACAATCCCACCTCAGGGGTCGCCACCCCTGAATTCATGCAGCAGGCTGTGGATTTCTGTTTGCAGCATGACATCCTGCTGATCCACGATTTTCCCTATGTGGACATGGTCTTCGGAGATTACGAGGCCCCGAGTGTGCTGGATGCAAAAGGGGCCATGGGCTGCGCAGTGGAGCTGTACAGCATCTCCAAAAGCTTCCACCTGGGAGGGTTCAGGCTGGGCTGGGCCGCAGGCAACAAAGACGCCATTGCAGCCCTGGAACAGCTGAAAAGTGCTGTGGACTTCAACCAGTACGTGGGCATCCAGCGGGCAGGCATTGCCGCTCTGGGCCTCCCCAGATCCCACACCCGGCAGGATGCCCGGCGCCTGATGGAACGCCGGGACGCGCTCTGTCAGGCCCTCAGGGGAACCGGATGGGACATCTCTGTGCCCCAGGCCAGCATGTACGTGTGGGCCAGGATTCCTGCACCCATCTCCTCTTTTGATTTTGCCCTGGACCTTGCCCGTGAAACGGGTGTGACCGTGGCTCCAGGACGGGCCTTCGGGACCAGAGGAGAAGGCTTCGTGCGTTTTGCGCTGGTCCGTGAACCCGCTATGCTGCAAGAAGCGGCCCAGAAAATTGCGGGGTTTTTAAAAGAGCGGGTGTAA
- a CDS encoding NfeD family protein: MDWLNPWHWWILGGILMVLEIMLPGVFLLWLGLGAMATGLLSWLVPALSGQVQVLIFAVLSVVLVGTLRGVYLKQLNPKTSENLNDRTDALIGKICTVTVPIQMGQGKIKVGDSVWKASGPDAPVGSKVRIVAAHNSTLEVVPVEQV; this comes from the coding sequence ATGGACTGGCTGAATCCGTGGCACTGGTGGATTCTGGGCGGCATCCTGATGGTGCTGGAAATCATGCTGCCAGGGGTGTTCCTGCTGTGGCTGGGGCTGGGGGCCATGGCCACAGGGTTGCTGTCCTGGCTGGTTCCAGCCCTTTCGGGTCAGGTGCAGGTGCTCATCTTCGCTGTGCTCTCGGTGGTGCTGGTGGGCACCTTGAGGGGGGTGTACCTGAAGCAACTGAACCCCAAAACCAGCGAAAACCTCAATGACCGCACCGATGCCCTGATCGGCAAAATTTGCACGGTGACCGTGCCCATCCAGATGGGTCAGGGCAAGATCAAGGTTGGAGATTCGGTGTGGAAAGCCAGCGGTCCAGATGCCCCGGTGGGCAGCAAAGTGCGCATTGTGGCCGCGCACAACAGCACCCTGGAAGTGGTGCCTGTAGAGCAGGTCTGA
- a CDS encoding SPFH domain-containing protein, whose translation MEITIFTIVIVVLAVIILMRGVVIVPQGYQYTVERFGKYVKSLEPGFSVLVPVMEQVGRRVNMMEQVLDVPSQEVITKDNALVKVDGVVFYQVLNAAKASYEVSGLKNAIMALTQTNIRTVMGSLDLDELLSKRDEINARLLAVVDEATEPWGVKVTRIEIKDITPPADLVESMGRQMKAERDKRALVLEAEGAKQSAVLRAEGARQAAILEAEGKRQAQILEAEASKQAAFLAAEARERQAEAEARATNLVSDAIAKGGVQAINYFVATRYTEALEKMASAGNHKIIMMPLEASNVIGALGGIAKLAQETFKE comes from the coding sequence ATGGAAATCACCATTTTTACCATTGTGATTGTTGTGCTGGCCGTGATCATCCTGATGAGGGGTGTGGTGATTGTTCCGCAGGGGTACCAGTACACCGTGGAACGGTTCGGAAAATACGTCAAGAGCCTGGAGCCTGGCTTCAGCGTGCTGGTTCCTGTGATGGAGCAGGTGGGCCGCCGGGTCAACATGATGGAACAGGTGCTGGACGTGCCCAGCCAGGAAGTGATCACCAAAGACAACGCCCTGGTCAAAGTGGACGGGGTGGTGTTCTATCAGGTGCTGAACGCCGCCAAGGCGTCTTACGAGGTGAGCGGCCTCAAAAACGCCATCATGGCCCTCACCCAGACCAACATCCGCACCGTGATGGGTTCGCTGGACCTGGACGAACTGCTCAGCAAACGCGATGAAATCAACGCCCGACTGCTGGCCGTGGTGGATGAAGCCACCGAACCCTGGGGTGTGAAAGTCACCCGCATTGAAATCAAGGACATCACCCCGCCTGCAGATCTGGTGGAAAGCATGGGTCGCCAGATGAAAGCCGAGCGCGACAAGCGTGCCCTGGTGCTGGAAGCCGAAGGTGCCAAACAATCTGCAGTGCTGCGGGCTGAAGGGGCCAGACAGGCTGCCATTCTGGAAGCCGAGGGCAAAAGACAGGCCCAGATCCTGGAGGCCGAAGCCAGCAAACAGGCCGCTTTCCTGGCCGCAGAAGCCCGCGAACGCCAGGCAGAAGCAGAAGCCCGTGCCACCAATCTGGTCTCCGATGCCATTGCCAAAGGTGGTGTGCAGGCCATCAATTACTTTGTGGCCACCCGTTACACCGAGGCCCTGGAGAAAATGGCCTCTGCAGGCAACCACAAGATCATCATGATGCCCCTGGAGGCCTCCAATGTGATTGGTGCGCTGGGCGGAATCGCCAAACTGGCCCAGGAAACCTTCAAGGAGTGA
- the pheT gene encoding phenylalanine--tRNA ligase subunit beta, whose product MKIPYSWLKELLPAVPTAHELEPLLAQLGLPVEEIVDVSAPPAGVVYGEVLTCEPVEGTQLHKLTVNVGSSMQRTLGYTFNQKLPIEHQEFQTIVTGAPNARAGVGVAVVTPGTTLGEVTYGIRKMQGIDSWGMCASAKELGIGEGASGLLLLPMGTARPGVELKDLWAADEVLDVEVTPNRADALSVLGVARDLAAYLNLELVLPSKGLEASGEGEVKLTISQEKTILHKDPENKPRLGCDHFVARTVSGARNGPSPIWLQRRLMLAGMRPINAIVDISNYVMLELGQPTAFYDARDLPGKEIVVNYAGNESAKALDNADHELIEGQDAVIRNGEGQVIGIAGIMGGHLGRVQEDTTDVVIEAAHFDPVRLRRTSTRLGLKTDAVYRYERGVDPSLPLWAANRIAELLQSVTGATVHDGATIVDHRQPVQDILLDAGYARRLLGLDIDIQTMQQVLEKLGAKVAVDGDTLRITPPSWRIDMLIPEDAIEEIARIYGYDKLNETLPSIQVNEDNIGADRESRLRREVKQVFSGLGFQEVVTYTFTNAEEARAAKAPEPVVELRNPLTSDRTHMRTALYPSLLKVAQTNKDEARLLIFEVGHIFPKEGETERLGALMRGPLATGNWQKGIASDFYTFKALLESAGHALGADVRLKAVKDNAPEYLHPGIVGEVVWNGQSIGHIGQVHPAVAFNLGLKADLYLLDIQLPLPEREWSFSDVNRNPAALRDLAIIASKTVSYGEIEDLIHAHGGKLLEKAEVFDVYAGAPIPEGQRSIAVRLTYRGSRTLQDTEVNADLQSLIQSLKNAGLGIREQ is encoded by the coding sequence ATGAAAATCCCCTACAGCTGGCTGAAAGAACTGCTCCCCGCCGTTCCCACCGCCCATGAACTTGAACCTTTGCTGGCCCAGCTTGGCCTGCCCGTGGAAGAAATTGTAGATGTGTCTGCCCCTCCTGCCGGAGTGGTGTACGGCGAGGTCCTGACCTGTGAACCCGTGGAAGGCACCCAGCTGCACAAACTCACCGTGAATGTGGGAAGTTCTATGCAGCGCACTTTAGGCTACACCTTCAATCAAAAATTACCTATTGAACATCAAGAATTCCAGACCATCGTGACCGGTGCCCCCAATGCCCGTGCTGGTGTGGGTGTGGCCGTGGTGACCCCTGGAACCACCCTGGGTGAGGTGACCTACGGCATCCGCAAAATGCAGGGCATCGATTCCTGGGGCATGTGCGCCAGTGCAAAAGAGCTGGGCATCGGTGAAGGGGCCAGCGGTCTCTTGCTCTTGCCTATGGGCACCGCCCGTCCTGGCGTGGAACTGAAAGACCTGTGGGCTGCAGATGAGGTGCTGGATGTGGAGGTCACCCCCAACCGTGCCGATGCCCTCAGCGTGCTGGGTGTGGCCCGCGACCTTGCTGCCTACCTGAACCTGGAGCTTGTTCTGCCCAGCAAGGGTCTGGAAGCCAGCGGTGAAGGCGAAGTCAAACTGACCATCAGCCAGGAAAAAACCATCCTGCACAAAGATCCCGAGAACAAACCCCGTCTGGGCTGTGACCACTTCGTGGCCCGCACGGTCAGTGGTGCCCGGAACGGCCCCAGTCCCATCTGGCTGCAGCGACGCCTGATGCTGGCTGGAATGCGCCCCATCAACGCCATTGTGGACATCAGCAATTACGTGATGCTGGAACTGGGTCAGCCCACCGCCTTCTATGATGCCCGTGACCTTCCTGGAAAAGAAATCGTGGTGAACTACGCTGGCAATGAAAGCGCCAAAGCCCTGGACAATGCAGACCACGAGCTGATCGAAGGTCAGGACGCTGTGATCCGCAACGGCGAGGGTCAGGTCATTGGGATTGCCGGGATCATGGGAGGCCATCTGGGCCGCGTGCAGGAAGACACCACCGATGTGGTCATTGAAGCCGCCCACTTCGACCCCGTGCGCCTGCGCCGCACCTCCACCCGTCTGGGCCTGAAAACCGACGCCGTGTACCGCTACGAGCGGGGCGTTGACCCCAGCCTTCCCCTGTGGGCTGCAAACCGCATTGCTGAGCTGCTGCAGTCTGTCACGGGAGCCACCGTGCATGATGGGGCCACCATCGTGGACCACCGACAGCCCGTGCAGGACATCCTGCTGGACGCAGGTTACGCCAGAAGGCTGCTGGGACTGGACATCGACATCCAGACCATGCAGCAGGTGCTGGAAAAACTGGGGGCAAAAGTGGCCGTGGATGGGGACACCCTGCGCATCACCCCACCCTCCTGGCGCATCGACATGCTGATTCCAGAAGACGCCATCGAGGAAATTGCCCGCATTTATGGCTACGACAAGCTGAACGAAACCCTCCCCAGCATCCAGGTGAATGAGGACAACATTGGGGCAGACCGGGAAAGCCGCCTGCGCCGGGAAGTGAAGCAGGTGTTCTCTGGACTGGGTTTCCAGGAGGTGGTGACCTACACCTTCACCAACGCAGAAGAAGCCAGAGCAGCAAAAGCGCCTGAGCCTGTGGTGGAACTCCGCAACCCCCTGACCTCGGACCGCACCCACATGCGCACCGCCCTGTACCCCAGCCTGCTGAAAGTCGCGCAGACCAACAAGGACGAGGCCCGACTGCTGATCTTCGAGGTGGGTCACATCTTCCCGAAAGAAGGCGAAACCGAGCGTCTGGGTGCCCTGATGCGCGGTCCTCTGGCCACCGGAAACTGGCAGAAAGGCATTGCCAGCGACTTCTACACCTTCAAAGCCCTGCTGGAAAGTGCCGGTCATGCCCTGGGAGCAGACGTGCGCCTGAAAGCCGTTAAGGACAATGCCCCCGAATACCTGCACCCCGGCATTGTTGGCGAAGTGGTCTGGAACGGGCAAAGCATCGGGCACATCGGGCAGGTGCATCCTGCAGTGGCCTTCAACCTGGGCCTCAAAGCCGACCTGTACCTGCTGGACATCCAGCTTCCCCTCCCCGAGCGGGAATGGTCCTTCAGCGATGTGAACCGCAACCCTGCTGCCCTGCGCGATCTGGCCATCATTGCTTCCAAGACGGTGAGCTATGGCGAGATCGAGGACCTGATCCACGCGCACGGAGGCAAGCTGCTGGAAAAAGCGGAGGTCTTCGATGTGTACGCTGGAGCGCCCATTCCTGAAGGTCAACGCAGCATTGCCGTGCGCCTGACCTACCGGGGAAGCCGCACCCTGCAGGACACCGAAGTCAATGCAGACCTGCAAAGCCTGATCCAGAGCCTCAAGAACGCTGGACTGGGCATCCGGGAACAGTAA
- a CDS encoding polysaccharide deacetylase family protein, protein MTMLVSLALGSVPAQAFSFVLVYHRVGVSSGMTLGVAAGSLKDQVVRLKNSGHTFEVASKAQNCNETCVVITFDDGYRDVYEEAFPVLKELGVPATFFVITEKVGTEGFVTWEELKEMQQAGWEIDSHTANHARLIDLPPYALQAELEKSQQAIRDHLGTEAPCVAYPFGVHDARVRNLTAEHYDCGFGMWMGLNGDTTDPMALHRPFISPWDNSDFLNFKAHSGIDHTLLIGLLPLADWQLGVPTDTRDSGLNPFPYTLLGDMEYDLDLSWGQRQHALKYRKNDFSAQVYLERGRHSYNELSVAYHLEPISLGVGYGNGGVILGASANLLNYGEAYGYYQPMTAQYGFGTELIPLPYLRVKSSYGNKDGFAAGMEYALPLVQEEGRPYRLNLDYDQQKWLAGGSAYFGSFKLKLSSDFQTTVKLKFSALW, encoded by the coding sequence ATGACAATGCTGGTCTCGCTCGCTCTGGGAAGTGTTCCAGCACAGGCGTTCAGTTTCGTGCTGGTGTACCATCGGGTGGGGGTCTCCAGTGGCATGACGCTGGGGGTGGCCGCAGGGTCCCTGAAGGATCAGGTGGTTCGCCTGAAAAACAGCGGGCACACCTTCGAGGTGGCTTCAAAAGCCCAGAACTGCAATGAAACCTGCGTGGTCATCACCTTTGATGATGGCTACCGGGACGTGTACGAGGAGGCTTTTCCAGTCCTGAAAGAGCTGGGGGTGCCTGCCACCTTCTTTGTGATCACCGAAAAAGTGGGGACAGAGGGCTTTGTCACCTGGGAAGAACTGAAGGAAATGCAGCAGGCCGGATGGGAAATTGACTCCCACACCGCCAACCATGCCCGCCTGATTGACCTGCCTCCTTATGCACTGCAGGCCGAACTGGAGAAAAGCCAGCAGGCCATCCGGGACCACCTCGGAACCGAAGCGCCCTGTGTGGCTTACCCTTTCGGGGTGCATGATGCACGGGTGCGCAACCTCACTGCAGAACACTACGACTGTGGTTTTGGCATGTGGATGGGCCTGAACGGAGACACCACCGACCCGATGGCCCTCCACCGCCCGTTCATCAGCCCCTGGGACAACTCGGATTTCCTGAATTTCAAGGCCCATTCGGGCATTGACCACACCCTGCTGATTGGCCTCCTGCCCCTGGCAGACTGGCAACTGGGAGTCCCTACAGACACCCGTGATTCTGGCCTCAACCCATTTCCTTACACCCTGCTGGGCGACATGGAATACGATCTGGACCTCTCCTGGGGTCAGCGCCAGCATGCCCTGAAGTACCGCAAGAATGACTTCAGTGCCCAGGTGTATCTGGAACGGGGACGGCACAGTTACAACGAACTGAGCGTGGCTTACCACCTTGAGCCCATCTCTCTGGGGGTGGGGTATGGCAACGGTGGCGTGATCCTGGGGGCCAGTGCCAACCTGCTGAACTACGGTGAGGCTTACGGCTACTACCAGCCCATGACCGCCCAGTACGGCTTCGGGACTGAACTCATCCCCCTCCCCTACCTGAGGGTCAAGAGCAGTTACGGCAACAAAGATGGCTTTGCAGCAGGCATGGAATACGCCCTGCCCCTGGTGCAGGAAGAAGGCCGTCCTTACCGCCTGAACCTCGATTACGACCAGCAGAAATGGCTGGCTGGAGGAAGTGCTTACTTTGGCAGCTTCAAGTTAAAGCTCTCCAGCGATTTCCAGACCACCGTCAAACTCAAATTCTCCGCGCTCTGGTGA
- the pheS gene encoding phenylalanine--tRNA ligase subunit alpha — MLQEARAQIETAGSLEALQTVKTHYLGKNGEVTKQLKSLGALSPEERKVKGQEINALKQEIDGLISEREVALKEAALQAKLASEAIDITLPALSMPAGGLHVITRILDDLSDIFTRMGYNVVEGNEVEDDAYNFQHLNIPWYHPARDLWDTFWLKDGRLLRTHTSPMQIRYMLEHTAPLKIVVPGKVYRYEATDATHESMFHQLEGLVVGDNISMADLKGTIAELARGLFGPKAKVRFQPSFYPFVEPGADFAVWWENPRGESKWLELGGCGMVHPNVFKAVDDLREQRGLPRIYEGKTGFAFGLGPERIAMLKYGMPDIRYFYANDLRVLAQFKGELQ; from the coding sequence ATGCTGCAAGAAGCCCGAGCACAGATCGAAACCGCAGGAAGCCTGGAGGCCCTGCAAACCGTGAAGACCCATTACCTGGGCAAAAACGGTGAAGTCACCAAGCAACTCAAAAGCCTGGGTGCCCTCAGCCCTGAGGAACGCAAGGTCAAAGGCCAGGAGATCAATGCCCTGAAGCAGGAAATCGATGGCCTGATTTCTGAGCGTGAGGTGGCCCTCAAAGAAGCTGCCCTGCAGGCCAAACTGGCCAGCGAAGCCATTGACATCACGCTGCCTGCCCTGTCCATGCCCGCTGGCGGTCTGCACGTCATCACCCGCATTCTGGATGATTTGTCGGACATCTTCACCCGCATGGGCTACAACGTGGTGGAAGGCAACGAGGTGGAAGACGATGCTTACAACTTCCAGCACCTCAACATCCCCTGGTACCACCCTGCCCGTGATCTGTGGGACACCTTCTGGCTGAAAGACGGTCGCCTGCTGCGCACCCACACCAGTCCCATGCAGATCCGCTACATGCTGGAACACACTGCACCCCTCAAAATTGTGGTTCCCGGCAAGGTGTACCGTTACGAGGCCACCGATGCCACCCACGAGAGCATGTTCCACCAGCTTGAAGGTCTGGTGGTGGGAGACAACATCTCCATGGCCGACCTGAAAGGCACCATCGCAGAACTGGCCAGGGGCCTCTTTGGTCCAAAAGCAAAGGTCCGCTTCCAGCCCAGCTTCTATCCTTTCGTGGAGCCCGGAGCAGATTTCGCTGTGTGGTGGGAGAACCCCAGAGGGGAAAGCAAATGGCTGGAACTCGGGGGCTGCGGGATGGTGCATCCCAACGTCTTCAAAGCCGTGGATGACCTGCGTGAACAGCGTGGCCTGCCCCGCATTTACGAAGGCAAGACTGGATTTGCTTTCGGCCTCGGTCCAGAGCGCATTGCCATGCTGAAATATGGCATGCCCGACATCCGTTACTTCTATGCCAACGATTTGAGGGTGCTGGCCCAGTTCAAAGGGGAGTTGCAGTAA
- a CDS encoding S8 family peptidase yields MKHWWLVFSLLFVGCATHTPTAQTSTNQTLAMQPVQDISQISAQASLPFKLSSDWAEPGENLMGSIDATTPTEGNYTVQFMNRQNNKFTYRSTGRWAGSGKIVFPVPQDIFGGNWTAYLYYGGNYYLSELNITGRDTNNEYMMLFPPGTDMARISERLRQLGYGVNQILDMTKYNADLGKGSLCTGNIVVVKSGRPAGITVNHLRQNFPESEGHVDPKTVPDLAATYPQHLIDVNAPAAFDRGLDGSGIEIAVLDTGVTPQGELSLLPGYDFVSFDSSPKDEFFAPTGHGTIVAKVAAGKSSGVARGASIRPVRVCDTDGTCSMEKVFIGTCWALKNAVDRRKLVLNLSLGSETPEPIFASLFKEANSYGTLIAVSGGNQGLEGSIPQFPAGFAPVVSGMMSVAGVNGNNPNADSTRANYNSIAAPFSFRLPNINGTVVSYQGTSFSSPMVAGGMALWRKKNPQWSPAEIVKDMKAKARVPSGWVSGYGVGILDFKVAP; encoded by the coding sequence ATGAAACACTGGTGGCTCGTTTTCAGTTTGCTGTTTGTTGGGTGTGCAACCCACACCCCCACAGCCCAGACCTCCACAAACCAAACCCTGGCGATGCAACCTGTTCAGGACATCTCCCAGATCAGTGCTCAGGCATCTTTGCCTTTCAAGCTCTCTTCGGACTGGGCTGAACCCGGAGAAAACCTGATGGGTTCCATTGATGCCACCACCCCCACAGAGGGCAATTACACTGTGCAATTCATGAACAGGCAAAACAACAAATTCACCTACCGCAGCACAGGCCGCTGGGCAGGTTCTGGAAAAATTGTTTTCCCGGTTCCTCAGGACATTTTTGGGGGCAATTGGACCGCTTACCTCTATTACGGAGGCAACTATTACCTTTCTGAACTGAACATCACCGGAAGAGACACCAACAACGAATACATGATGCTGTTTCCTCCCGGAACCGACATGGCCCGCATCAGTGAACGCCTCAGGCAACTGGGATACGGAGTCAACCAGATTCTGGACATGACCAAATACAACGCCGATCTGGGCAAAGGAAGCCTGTGCACAGGAAACATTGTGGTGGTCAAATCTGGCCGACCCGCAGGCATCACCGTCAATCACCTGCGCCAAAATTTCCCAGAATCCGAAGGACATGTGGATCCCAAGACCGTCCCGGATCTGGCAGCCACCTATCCCCAGCATCTGATTGATGTCAATGCACCTGCGGCTTTTGACCGTGGACTGGATGGATCTGGCATCGAAATTGCTGTTCTGGACACTGGTGTAACCCCTCAGGGCGAACTTTCCCTGCTGCCTGGGTATGACTTTGTTTCTTTTGACAGTTCACCCAAAGATGAATTCTTCGCCCCCACCGGTCACGGCACCATTGTGGCAAAAGTGGCTGCAGGCAAGAGCAGTGGGGTGGCCCGTGGGGCCAGCATCCGCCCGGTGCGGGTGTGTGACACAGATGGAACCTGCAGCATGGAAAAAGTCTTCATTGGCACCTGCTGGGCCCTCAAGAACGCCGTGGACCGCAGGAAGCTGGTGCTGAACCTCAGCCTGGGCAGCGAAACCCCTGAACCCATCTTTGCCAGCCTGTTCAAGGAAGCCAACTCTTACGGCACCCTGATCGCAGTTTCTGGAGGCAACCAGGGGCTGGAAGGCAGCATTCCCCAGTTCCCTGCGGGCTTCGCACCTGTGGTCTCTGGCATGATGTCTGTGGCAGGAGTGAACGGCAACAACCCCAATGCCGACAGCACCCGTGCCAATTACAACAGCATTGCTGCGCCCTTCTCTTTCCGGCTGCCCAACATCAATGGCACGGTGGTCAGCTACCAGGGCACCTCTTTCTCCAGCCCCATGGTGGCCGGAGGCATGGCCCTGTGGCGCAAGAAGAACCCCCAGTGGAGCCCTGCTGAGATCGTCAAGGACATGAAAGCCAAAGCCCGTGTTCCCTCTGGCTGGGTCAGTGGGTATGGCGTGGGCATTCTGGATTTCAAAGTGGCCCCCTGA
- a CDS encoding M12 family metallopeptidase, with translation MNSKKTTTSLFAAAILGSLLLASCGTSLPQTEEQAVKTLTFSNGETFSYTEYDGIVKTDDDVIVANSNELSDLVQKYEAYLKTPEVDKNGVGITKYCSFEFITCWSYTDNRWPAGKIYYSYDASITATQHNDILTAITDWNSRVTDVKWYYSPAASDRVVFTKETDPNACGSSSIGKKGGAQQLRLSCFSKGVVQHEMGHTAGLLHEQSRCDRDSYVTIVWANIKSGYSGNFDKACGKEYKDYGSYNYNSVMHYGATAFSKNGLNTIVPKNGVPTSAIGQRVALHTGDISALNQMY, from the coding sequence ATGAACAGCAAAAAAACCACCACCAGCCTTTTCGCAGCAGCAATCCTCGGCAGCCTCCTCCTCGCCTCCTGCGGCACCAGCCTTCCCCAGACCGAAGAGCAGGCCGTCAAGACCCTCACCTTCAGCAACGGCGAAACCTTCTCCTACACCGAGTACGACGGCATCGTGAAAACCGATGATGACGTGATTGTGGCCAACAGCAACGAACTTTCTGATCTGGTTCAGAAGTACGAAGCCTACCTGAAAACCCCCGAAGTCGACAAGAACGGTGTGGGCATCACCAAATACTGTTCCTTTGAGTTCATCACCTGCTGGAGCTACACCGACAACCGCTGGCCCGCTGGCAAGATCTACTACTCCTACGATGCCAGCATCACTGCCACCCAGCACAACGACATCCTGACCGCCATCACCGACTGGAACAGCCGCGTGACCGATGTGAAATGGTACTACTCTCCTGCCGCCAGTGACCGTGTGGTCTTCACCAAGGAAACCGATCCCAACGCCTGCGGAAGCAGCAGCATCGGCAAGAAGGGTGGGGCACAGCAACTGCGTCTGAGCTGCTTCAGCAAAGGTGTGGTTCAGCACGAGATGGGCCACACTGCAGGCCTGCTGCACGAACAGAGCCGCTGTGACCGCGACAGCTACGTGACCATCGTATGGGCCAACATCAAGAGCGGTTACTCGGGCAACTTTGACAAGGCTTGCGGCAAAGAATACAAAGACTACGGCAGCTACAACTACAACAGCGTGATGCACTACGGCGCAACTGCCTTCAGCAAGAACGGCCTGAACACCATCGTCCCAAAAAATGGAGTTCCCACCAGCGCCATCGGTCAGCGCGTGGCCCTGCACACCGGAGACATTTCTGCCCTGAACCAGATGTACTGA